The following proteins are encoded in a genomic region of Hymenobacter siberiensis:
- a CDS encoding M61 family metallopeptidase — protein sequence MLAAEGVNARPTAAVVPTLRYTLAMPLPQSHYFEVKMELGGFSADYTDVKMPVWAPGSYLVREYAKNVEGFQAQTSGGQALVAEKINKNTWRVRHPKQASFRVSYRVYAFELSVRTSFIDADHGYLNGSSVFMYPADNKMLNSSLTVQPAAGWEKVSTALRPGPGKFTYKAASYDELADSPIEIGNQKILEFTANGTPHQVAMYGQYTADDTKLVADMKRVCEEAHRVVGQNPLDHYLFIVHNLERGGGGLEHLYSTTLEVSRAAYGTDAGLKSFLGLVAHEYFHLWNVKRIRPVALGPFNYDQENYTHMLWVSEGMTEYYSKQILARAGILSREEYLGKLGNTITEVENTPGNRVQSAAESSFDAWIKSYRPNENSSNTQISYYPKGDLIGTWLDLNIAQVTNGTKHLDDVMRLLYDTYYKKAGRGFTDQEYQDAVATVAGRRFDEFFLNNVYDTKPIDFATALGYAGLTLTSAPLSTDGTLGANFSNRAGKLLVASVVRDGAAWNTGLSATDEVLLINSAAPSDETVKALISSPVGADVKLQVRRDGLTRDITLRALPNPDRKFTIQPVASPTAAQQKVLAKWLGK from the coding sequence GTGTTAGCAGCTGAGGGTGTGAATGCCCGCCCAACAGCCGCCGTGGTGCCCACGCTGCGCTACACGCTGGCCATGCCGCTGCCCCAGTCCCACTACTTCGAGGTGAAGATGGAGCTGGGCGGCTTTTCGGCCGATTATACCGACGTGAAAATGCCCGTGTGGGCCCCCGGCTCGTACCTGGTGCGCGAGTATGCCAAAAACGTGGAGGGCTTCCAGGCCCAGACCAGCGGCGGACAGGCCCTGGTAGCGGAGAAAATTAACAAGAATACCTGGCGGGTACGCCACCCCAAGCAGGCCAGCTTCCGGGTGAGCTACCGGGTGTACGCGTTCGAGCTGAGCGTACGCACGTCGTTTATCGACGCCGACCACGGCTACCTCAACGGCAGCAGCGTGTTCATGTACCCGGCCGATAACAAGATGCTGAACAGCTCGCTGACCGTGCAGCCCGCCGCCGGCTGGGAGAAGGTGAGCACGGCCCTGCGCCCCGGCCCCGGCAAGTTCACCTACAAAGCCGCGAGCTACGACGAACTGGCTGATTCGCCGATTGAAATCGGCAATCAAAAAATACTGGAATTCACCGCCAACGGCACCCCGCACCAGGTAGCCATGTACGGGCAGTACACCGCCGACGACACCAAGCTGGTGGCCGATATGAAGCGCGTGTGCGAGGAAGCGCACCGCGTGGTGGGCCAGAATCCGCTCGACCACTACCTGTTCATCGTGCACAACCTGGAGCGCGGTGGCGGTGGCCTGGAGCACCTGTATTCGACCACGCTGGAGGTGAGCCGCGCCGCCTACGGCACCGATGCCGGGCTGAAGTCCTTCCTGGGCTTGGTGGCGCACGAGTACTTCCACCTCTGGAACGTGAAGCGCATCCGGCCGGTGGCGCTGGGGCCGTTCAACTACGACCAGGAAAACTACACCCACATGCTGTGGGTGAGCGAGGGCATGACGGAATACTACTCGAAGCAGATTCTGGCGCGCGCCGGCATCCTCAGCCGTGAGGAGTACCTGGGTAAGCTGGGAAATACTATCACGGAGGTGGAGAATACGCCCGGCAACCGCGTTCAGTCGGCGGCCGAGTCCAGCTTTGATGCCTGGATTAAGTCGTACCGGCCGAATGAAAACTCCAGCAATACCCAAATCAGCTACTACCCCAAGGGCGACCTGATTGGCACCTGGCTCGACCTGAACATTGCCCAGGTCACCAACGGTACCAAGCACCTCGACGACGTGATGCGCCTGCTCTACGACACGTATTACAAGAAGGCCGGCCGGGGCTTCACCGACCAGGAATACCAGGATGCCGTGGCTACCGTGGCCGGCCGCCGCTTCGACGAATTCTTTCTGAATAACGTGTACGACACCAAGCCCATCGATTTCGCCACTGCTCTCGGCTACGCCGGACTCACGCTCACCAGCGCACCGCTGAGCACCGACGGCACCCTTGGGGCCAACTTCTCGAACCGTGCCGGCAAGCTGCTCGTGGCCAGCGTAGTGCGCGACGGTGCCGCCTGGAACACCGGCCTCAGCGCCACCGACGAAGTCCTGCTCATCAACAGTGCCGCGCCGAGCGACGAAACCGTGAAAGCCCTCATCAGCAGCCCCGTAGGTGCCGATGTGAAGCTGCAGGTGCGCCGCGACGGCCTTACCCGCGACATCACCCTGCGCGCCCTGCCCAACCCCGACCGCAAGTTCACCATTCAGCCTGTGGCGAGCCCTACCGCCGCCCAGCAGAAAGTGCTGGCCAAGTGGCTGGGGAAGTAA
- a CDS encoding C40 family peptidase, whose amino-acid sequence MRYIWIIFVGLLMAMVAILPRLGKHKPAPPMAETSPSDAALRARPASLRTAPGAALPPRADSVVAFGLAQRGTPYVYAGTSPLTGFDCSGFIMYTFAHFGVPVPHSTALLIDVGRPVARTEAQPGDIIVFTGTAATNTTPGHAGIVISPRGELPLRFVHASSSRREPFVKVNQVENSDYERRFMQVRRVLGPDTGIAASARPKLIAAPASTPPVAALPARRVAVAAVAAPIPALPKRLATKKYPTAAITAKKKSAAKKKSASIPKRKRPATKAK is encoded by the coding sequence ATGCGCTATATCTGGATAATTTTTGTGGGGCTGCTGATGGCGATGGTGGCCATTCTGCCGCGCCTGGGGAAGCACAAACCCGCTCCACCCATGGCGGAAACCAGCCCGTCCGACGCCGCCCTGCGTGCCCGGCCGGCATCCCTGCGCACGGCCCCCGGCGCTGCCCTCCCGCCCCGCGCCGATAGCGTGGTGGCCTTCGGGCTGGCCCAGCGCGGCACGCCCTACGTGTACGCGGGCACCTCACCGCTCACGGGCTTCGACTGCTCGGGGTTCATCATGTACACGTTTGCCCATTTCGGGGTGCCGGTACCGCATTCCACCGCCCTGCTCATCGACGTGGGCCGACCCGTGGCCCGCACCGAGGCCCAGCCCGGCGACATCATCGTGTTTACCGGCACTGCTGCCACCAACACCACGCCGGGCCACGCCGGCATTGTGATATCGCCCCGGGGCGAGCTGCCGCTGCGTTTCGTGCACGCCTCATCGTCGCGCCGCGAGCCGTTTGTGAAAGTGAACCAGGTGGAGAATTCCGACTATGAGCGGCGCTTCATGCAGGTGCGGCGGGTGCTGGGACCGGACACGGGCATTGCCGCCTCGGCGCGGCCGAAGCTGATAGCGGCCCCCGCCAGCACGCCGCCCGTGGCCGCGCTGCCTGCCCGTCGGGTGGCCGTGGCAGCAGTGGCCGCGCCTATTCCTGCGCTCCCCAAGCGGCTCGCGACGAAGAAATACCCGACAGCCGCGATTACCGCTAAGAAGAAATCGGCAGCTAAAAAGAAGTCGGCGTCTATTCCCAAGCGCAAGCGGCCGGCCACCAAGGCCAAGTAA
- a CDS encoding DUF2147 domain-containing protein, producing MKKTLLLLVALVLGLAGMASAQTMSPLGVWTNTEKKATFEIYKCGDKLCGKIVSLTIPNDPATGKPKTDSQNPDAKLRSRPRLGLVFMQGFKYDDNNKWDDGKIYDPETGKTYSCYMKMESQNTMEVKGYIGFSLIGKSQTWTRVK from the coding sequence ATGAAAAAAACCTTGCTCTTACTGGTTGCCCTCGTGCTGGGCCTCGCTGGCATGGCCTCCGCCCAAACCATGTCGCCGCTTGGTGTCTGGACCAATACGGAGAAGAAAGCCACCTTCGAAATCTACAAGTGCGGCGACAAGCTGTGCGGCAAAATCGTGAGCCTGACCATTCCCAACGACCCCGCCACCGGCAAACCCAAAACCGACTCGCAGAACCCCGATGCCAAGCTGCGCAGCCGCCCTCGTCTAGGCCTGGTATTTATGCAGGGCTTTAAGTATGACGACAATAACAAGTGGGACGATGGCAAAATCTACGACCCCGAAACCGGCAAAACCTACTCCTGCTACATGAAGATGGAAAGCCAGAACACGATGGAAGTGAAAGGCTACATCGGCTTCTCGCTCATCGGCAAATCGCAGACCTGGACGCGGGTAAAATAA
- a CDS encoding M1 family metallopeptidase codes for MHRRLYALFVSALLSAPGLLLAQSTPSASQQITAGPDAGLVCAAGRIASAQRTATSSVTHRARMNRYDVKYYKLDLALENTSLNVAGSVLMRVRVGSQALDSLAFELYQAPAGSPAGTATLLIDSVVVNGKRSPGIRRVGQDVMARLAQVAPANALVDARIYYHGTAPSGNSAAIGNGLSNRTQGQIGYNITIPYNITYSLSEPFSAHEWFPCKQVLTDKADSCDVWVTTTLPNKVGSNGVLTRTVTLPNNKVRYEWKSRYPIDYYLISVAVAPYVEYVNYAHPAGGPTVPIVNYLYNQAALTYYQSEIDRTPGFIENYSSLVGLYPFANEKYGHSMAPLGLGGGMEHQTMTTQDGFFFNLTAHELFHQWFGDNVTCASWEDIWLNEGFASYGEYLSYQAFATPASARTWMDNAHGTAQQNSGSVYVADTTNVNRIFSTALTYKKGAAVIHMLRYLLNDDVKFFRALRTYQTTYRASTAHTADLQRIFEAEAGRSLTYFFQQWFRGNGYPTFNGRWNQVGSIVVLRVTETASVPTVTSFFDTEVDYRLTFTNGTTQTVRLRQTQATQTFQFAATGTVSSITVDPDQWILDLPAAAPVRDNTLVLATRATAGVTPLTLFPVPCHNQLQLAAVPATTARAEVVDATGRVVLRQALQAAHPQIDTHSLASGLYYLRLLGLDGNMLGRAQFVRE; via the coding sequence ATGCATCGTCGTCTCTACGCGCTATTTGTCAGTGCCTTGCTCAGCGCTCCCGGGTTGCTGCTGGCCCAATCTACGCCATCGGCGTCGCAGCAGATTACAGCTGGGCCAGATGCCGGCCTGGTCTGCGCGGCGGGCCGCATTGCCAGCGCCCAGCGCACGGCTACCTCATCGGTGACCCACCGCGCCCGCATGAACCGCTACGATGTCAAATACTACAAGCTCGACCTGGCCCTGGAAAACACCTCGCTGAACGTGGCCGGCTCGGTGCTGATGCGCGTGCGGGTGGGCAGCCAGGCCCTCGATTCGCTCGCGTTCGAGCTCTACCAGGCCCCGGCAGGCTCGCCCGCCGGCACAGCCACGCTGCTCATCGACTCGGTGGTGGTGAACGGGAAACGCTCGCCCGGCATCCGGCGCGTGGGGCAGGACGTGATGGCCCGGCTGGCCCAGGTGGCTCCCGCCAATGCCCTGGTCGATGCCCGCATCTACTACCATGGCACGGCCCCGAGCGGAAATTCGGCCGCCATCGGCAACGGCCTGAGCAACCGCACCCAGGGCCAGATTGGCTACAACATCACCATCCCGTACAACATCACTTACAGCCTGTCGGAGCCATTCTCAGCCCACGAGTGGTTTCCCTGCAAGCAGGTGCTCACGGATAAAGCTGATTCCTGCGACGTGTGGGTGACCACCACGCTGCCCAATAAAGTGGGCTCCAACGGCGTGCTCACGCGCACCGTCACGCTGCCCAATAACAAGGTGCGCTACGAGTGGAAATCGCGTTATCCGATTGATTATTACCTGATTTCGGTAGCGGTGGCTCCGTATGTGGAATACGTGAACTACGCGCACCCGGCGGGCGGGCCCACGGTGCCCATCGTCAACTACCTCTACAACCAGGCGGCCCTGACTTATTATCAGAGCGAGATTGACCGCACGCCGGGCTTCATCGAAAACTACTCCAGTCTGGTGGGCCTCTACCCGTTTGCCAACGAGAAGTACGGCCACAGCATGGCCCCGCTGGGCCTGGGCGGTGGCATGGAACACCAGACCATGACCACGCAGGACGGGTTTTTCTTCAACCTCACCGCCCATGAGCTGTTCCACCAGTGGTTCGGCGACAACGTGACCTGCGCCTCCTGGGAGGATATCTGGCTGAACGAGGGCTTTGCTTCCTACGGCGAATACCTTTCGTATCAGGCCTTTGCCACTCCCGCCAGTGCCCGCACCTGGATGGACAATGCGCACGGCACGGCCCAGCAGAATTCCGGCAGCGTGTACGTGGCCGATACCACCAACGTGAACCGCATTTTCAGCACCGCTCTGACCTATAAGAAGGGCGCGGCCGTTATCCACATGCTGCGCTATCTGCTGAACGATGACGTAAAGTTTTTCCGCGCCCTGCGCACGTACCAGACCACCTACCGCGCCTCCACGGCCCATACCGCCGACTTGCAGCGCATCTTCGAGGCCGAAGCCGGCCGCTCGCTCACCTACTTCTTTCAGCAGTGGTTCCGGGGCAATGGCTACCCTACCTTCAACGGCCGGTGGAACCAGGTGGGCAGCATCGTCGTGCTGCGCGTGACCGAAACGGCCTCGGTGCCCACCGTCACGTCATTCTTCGATACCGAAGTCGACTACCGCCTCACCTTCACCAACGGCACCACGCAAACGGTGCGCCTGCGCCAGACGCAGGCCACCCAAACGTTTCAGTTTGCGGCCACCGGCACAGTTTCCAGCATCACCGTCGACCCCGACCAGTGGATTCTGGACCTGCCCGCCGCCGCGCCCGTGCGCGACAACACCCTCGTGCTCGCCACCCGCGCCACGGCCGGCGTGACCCCACTCACCCTCTTTCCGGTACCCTGCCACAACCAGTTGCAGCTCGCCGCCGTGCCCGCTACCACCGCGCGGGCCGAAGTAGTAGATGCCACCGGCCGCGTAGTGCTGCGCCAGGCTCTGCAAGCAGCACATCCTCAGATTGATACTCACAGCTTGGCATCGGGCCTGTACTACCTGCGCCTGCTGGGCCTCGATGGCAATATGCTGGGCCGGGCGCAGTTTGTGCGGGAATAG
- a CDS encoding T9SS type B sorting domain-containing protein — MPYRFRLPHPFLLGFLLFITGWLGVAGPANATHIVGGEMELVHNSGDSYTLLLNLYFDAYNGSPSALDADLTASIFDKATNDRMMNVLLPLTSNTFVSYTNPACAKPTLSTRRLVYSKLITLPPGTYNGPQGYYAAVERCCRNNSISNIVDPGAAAQTFYLEFPAVVRRGQPFYDSTPRIFPPLADYACRNELFYYDFGGKDADQDSLVYELMTPLNGHSSTSTPKPAAASPGPYSPITWQLPAPALPGQPALPPLGPLNQIPGTPTLQINRFTGRLTVRPSNLGLFVFGVSCSEYRKGEKIGECRRDFQLMVLNCPTNTKPSMVLLPATTGNVPYRPGRDTLRLVPGGNHCVRLRFTDPDPNSRLSLSLSPVNFSGLLPAFTTATSGAVRSPGQPDTLTATLCFPACIDTQGKVFLLDVVVGDDGCSLPKRDTVRVAFTSVPPPNSLPTLTTTAGPGLPLHVRVGDLVTFNLTGTDPDNDPIQLEMSGRGFSPASLDATLTQASAGNQQLGRFSWRVDCRAVGPDSVLVFQFEAATSPCAKRQATMISVPIVVRYTNTPPVLTASPLFPLPTGAGLLPVVRLPLGATFTATLAGVDADRDGLTMTATSENFSLAEAGMSFKAQNGVGVAAGQFRWDVSCDAVALRRPLDVTFQLVDATCRPVAQRQTVRFEIIRPDSPELKLYNIITPNGDQVNDEFRLPGLPLNFCDEQFASVRIFSRWGQLLFESKDRGFRWPGEGSASMYYYFVTYTDGRSFKGWLEVKP, encoded by the coding sequence ATGCCCTACCGCTTCCGCCTGCCTCACCCCTTCCTGCTTGGTTTTCTGTTGTTTATAACAGGTTGGCTGGGCGTAGCGGGGCCAGCGAATGCTACGCACATCGTGGGGGGTGAAATGGAGCTGGTGCACAATTCCGGTGACTCGTACACGCTGCTGCTCAACCTCTACTTTGATGCCTACAACGGCAGCCCCAGTGCCCTCGATGCCGACCTGACGGCCAGCATTTTCGACAAAGCTACCAACGACCGGATGATGAACGTGCTGCTGCCCCTCACCAGCAACACCTTCGTAAGCTACACCAACCCAGCCTGCGCCAAGCCCACGCTCAGCACCCGCCGGCTGGTGTACAGCAAGCTGATTACGCTGCCGCCCGGCACCTACAACGGGCCCCAGGGCTACTACGCGGCCGTGGAGCGCTGCTGCCGCAACAACTCCATCAGCAACATTGTGGACCCCGGCGCGGCGGCCCAAACCTTCTACCTCGAATTTCCGGCCGTGGTACGGCGCGGCCAGCCTTTTTACGATTCCACGCCCCGCATTTTCCCGCCCTTGGCCGACTATGCCTGCCGCAACGAGCTGTTTTACTACGACTTCGGGGGCAAGGATGCCGACCAGGACTCGCTGGTCTACGAGCTGATGACCCCGCTCAACGGGCATTCCAGCACCAGCACGCCCAAGCCGGCTGCGGCTTCGCCGGGGCCCTACTCCCCCATCACCTGGCAGCTGCCCGCCCCGGCACTGCCCGGCCAGCCGGCGCTGCCGCCCCTGGGCCCGCTCAACCAGATTCCGGGCACGCCTACGCTGCAAATCAACCGCTTCACGGGGCGGCTCACGGTGCGGCCCAGCAACCTGGGCCTGTTTGTGTTCGGAGTGAGCTGCTCGGAATACCGGAAGGGCGAAAAAATCGGGGAATGCCGCCGCGATTTTCAGCTCATGGTCCTCAACTGCCCCACCAACACCAAGCCCAGCATGGTACTGCTGCCTGCCACCACCGGCAATGTGCCCTACCGGCCGGGCCGCGATACCCTGCGCCTGGTGCCGGGCGGCAACCACTGCGTGCGCCTGCGCTTCACCGACCCCGACCCCAACTCGCGCCTGTCGCTGTCGCTGAGTCCGGTTAATTTTTCGGGCCTGCTGCCGGCGTTCACCACGGCCACCAGCGGCGCGGTGCGCAGCCCCGGCCAGCCCGATACGCTCACGGCCACCCTCTGCTTTCCCGCCTGCATCGACACCCAGGGCAAGGTATTTCTGTTGGATGTGGTGGTGGGCGACGACGGCTGCAGCTTGCCCAAGCGCGATACCGTGCGCGTGGCCTTCACGTCGGTGCCACCGCCTAACTCGCTCCCTACGCTTACTACCACGGCCGGTCCGGGCCTGCCCCTGCACGTGCGCGTGGGCGACCTGGTCACCTTCAACCTGACGGGCACCGACCCCGATAATGACCCCATTCAACTGGAAATGAGCGGGCGAGGATTTTCTCCCGCCAGCCTGGACGCCACGCTCACGCAGGCATCGGCCGGCAACCAGCAGCTGGGCCGCTTCAGCTGGCGCGTCGACTGCCGGGCGGTGGGGCCGGATTCGGTGCTGGTGTTTCAGTTTGAAGCGGCCACTTCGCCTTGCGCCAAGCGACAGGCGACGATGATTTCGGTGCCCATCGTGGTGCGCTACACCAATACGCCACCGGTGCTCACGGCCAGCCCGCTTTTCCCGCTGCCCACGGGCGCGGGGCTGCTGCCCGTGGTACGCCTGCCACTGGGAGCCACGTTCACCGCCACGCTGGCTGGCGTAGATGCCGACCGCGACGGCCTGACAATGACGGCTACCAGCGAAAATTTCTCATTGGCCGAAGCCGGGATGAGCTTCAAAGCCCAGAATGGTGTGGGCGTGGCCGCCGGCCAGTTTCGCTGGGACGTGAGCTGCGATGCCGTGGCACTGCGTCGCCCGTTGGACGTAACCTTCCAGCTGGTAGACGCCACCTGCCGGCCCGTCGCCCAGCGGCAGACCGTACGCTTCGAAATCATCCGGCCCGACTCGCCGGAGCTGAAGCTCTACAACATCATCACCCCAAACGGCGACCAGGTAAACGACGAGTTCCGCCTGCCAGGGCTGCCGCTAAACTTCTGCGATGAGCAGTTTGCCAGCGTCCGGATTTTCTCGCGCTGGGGGCAGTTGCTCTTCGAGTCGAAGGACCGGGGATTCCGCTGGCCCGGCGAAGGCAGCGCCAGTATGTACTACTACTTCGTAACGTACACCGATGGCCGCTCTTTCAAAGGTTGGCTGGAGGTGAAACCTTAG
- a CDS encoding cytochrome c oxidase subunit 3, translating to MNSEYERNNQVGARRNSSSFGRIERMPPLLMAGYLAMVAITIMFVMLVAAYVSTRVRSGVPTGLHSLPRYFSLSTIVLLVSSYTMGQARRLYAQDDLGSLARCLGATLLLGCIFAGLQLLGWRDLMTQGVLFQGSTSTSSGQFIYLISALHVAHLLGGMLFLLALLLRVTHADRDAVRALVFIRNPYYRRQLQLLGAYWHFIDVLWVALFAVFLFMY from the coding sequence ATGAACTCCGAATACGAACGTAATAATCAGGTAGGAGCCCGGCGCAACTCGTCGTCGTTTGGCCGTATCGAACGAATGCCTCCGCTGCTGATGGCTGGCTACCTGGCCATGGTGGCCATCACCATCATGTTTGTCATGCTGGTGGCGGCCTACGTGTCCACCCGTGTGCGCAGCGGGGTGCCCACCGGGCTTCACTCGCTACCCCGCTACTTCTCACTCAGCACCATTGTGCTGCTGGTGAGCAGCTACACCATGGGCCAGGCCCGGCGCCTCTACGCGCAGGACGACTTGGGCAGTCTGGCCCGCTGCCTCGGGGCCACGCTGCTGCTGGGCTGCATATTTGCCGGCCTGCAACTGCTGGGCTGGCGCGATTTGATGACGCAGGGCGTGCTCTTCCAGGGTAGTACCAGCACCAGCAGCGGCCAGTTCATCTACCTGATATCGGCGCTGCACGTGGCCCACCTGCTGGGCGGAATGCTCTTCTTGCTGGCATTGCTGCTCCGCGTGACCCACGCCGACCGCGATGCCGTGCGCGCGCTCGTCTTTATCCGCAACCCGTATTACCGGCGGCAGTTACAGCTCCTGGGTGCCTACTGGCACTTCATCGATGTGTTGTGGGTGGCACTGTTCGCCGTCTTTCTTTTTATGTATTGA